A region of Ferruginibacter albus DNA encodes the following proteins:
- the cysS gene encoding cysteine--tRNA ligase translates to MSLKVYNSYSRQKEDFESITPGHVGMYVCGPTVSGESHLGHARPYITFDIVYRYLTHKGYKVRYVRNITDAGHFEEEGREAEDKVGKKAILEKLEPMELVQKYTNLFHWAMLQFNCVEPSIEPTATGHIVEQISMIEDIIEQGFAYVVNGSVYFDLKKYAAGHDYGKLSGRILDDLLETTRELEGQDEKRDKADFALWKSAAPEHIMRWKSPWGEGFPGWHIECSAMATKYLGSHFDIHGGGMDLQFPHHESEIAQSTICNHQSPAKYWMHNNMITINGRKMGKSYNNVIKLTELFSGNHPLLSQAFHPMTVRFFILQSHYRSTLDFSSAALEASEKALKRLWEAYEILNKLDVKNETASDIELDEKIKKLVSQFEEFMDDDLNTAKVLANMFELAPIINSIKDKHIAADAISLQTVALLQSSFKTYLEGIFGLQKTAVGNNKLDAIITMLIDIRKEAKTKKDYATSDKIRNQLTAIGIELKDEKDGSVSWTVL, encoded by the coding sequence ATGTCTCTTAAAGTTTACAATTCTTATTCCCGTCAAAAAGAAGATTTTGAAAGTATAACTCCCGGGCACGTAGGCATGTACGTATGCGGTCCAACTGTAAGCGGAGAGAGTCACCTGGGCCATGCTCGTCCTTATATTACGTTTGATATTGTATACAGATATTTAACGCACAAAGGCTATAAAGTCCGTTATGTACGGAACATAACCGACGCCGGACATTTTGAAGAAGAAGGGAGAGAAGCGGAAGATAAGGTAGGCAAAAAAGCAATCCTCGAAAAACTGGAACCGATGGAACTGGTGCAGAAATACACTAATCTTTTTCATTGGGCAATGTTACAGTTCAATTGTGTTGAGCCTAGCATAGAACCAACGGCAACAGGCCATATTGTTGAACAAATAAGCATGATCGAAGATATCATTGAACAAGGTTTTGCATATGTAGTGAATGGTTCTGTTTATTTTGATCTGAAAAAATATGCCGCAGGTCACGATTACGGAAAACTAAGCGGCAGAATATTGGATGACCTGTTGGAAACAACGAGAGAACTGGAAGGACAGGATGAAAAAAGAGATAAAGCTGATTTTGCATTATGGAAATCGGCAGCGCCGGAACATATAATGCGCTGGAAAAGCCCATGGGGAGAAGGTTTTCCCGGATGGCACATTGAATGTTCAGCAATGGCAACCAAATATCTCGGCTCACATTTTGACATTCACGGCGGCGGTATGGACCTGCAATTTCCTCATCATGAAAGTGAAATTGCACAAAGCACTATATGCAACCATCAAAGCCCCGCAAAATATTGGATGCACAATAACATGATCACGATAAATGGTCGTAAAATGGGAAAAAGCTACAACAATGTTATTAAGTTAACAGAGTTATTTAGCGGTAACCATCCTTTATTGTCGCAGGCTTTTCATCCAATGACAGTACGCTTTTTTATTTTACAAAGTCATTATAGAAGCACATTAGACTTTAGCAGCGCCGCTTTGGAAGCATCTGAAAAAGCATTAAAACGTTTATGGGAAGCATACGAGATATTAAATAAGCTGGATGTAAAAAATGAAACAGCTTCGGATATTGAGTTGGATGAAAAGATCAAAAAGCTGGTAAGCCAGTTTGAAGAATTTATGGATGATGATCTTAACACAGCAAAAGTGCTGGCAAATATGTTTGAATTGGCTCCTATCATCAATTCCATAAAAGATAAGCATATTGCTGCCGATGCTATTTCTTTGCAAACAGTAGCATTATTACAATCCTCTTTTAAAACTTACCTGGAAGGTATTTTTGGCTTACAAAAAACAGCTGTCGGAAATAATAAGCTAGATGCAATAATTACAATGCTGATAGATATTCGAAAAGAAGCAAAAACAAAAAAGGACTATGCAACCTCCGATAAAATAAGAAATCAATTAACAGCTATCGGCATAGAATTAAAAGACGAAAAAGACGGAAGCGTGAGCTGGACAGTATTGTAG
- a CDS encoding DNA-3-methyladenine glycosylase family protein: protein MQHILHLSKDKKLKKLMDVQSPHLLTKRKNVYLHLCSSIMSQQLSTKVADIIYKRFLNLYNKTPTPQQILETPFETLRSIGLSNAKANYVHNVCRFFIEQKITDAGLYKMEDEELIIYLSKIKGVGRWTVEMILMFTLGREDVFALDDLGIQQSITKLYKLDASDKKLLKEQMAKISSKWKPYRTYACRYLWGWKDNEPKT, encoded by the coding sequence ATGCAACACATTCTTCATTTAAGTAAAGATAAAAAGCTTAAAAAATTAATGGATGTGCAATCGCCACATCTTTTAACTAAACGGAAAAATGTTTACCTGCATTTGTGCAGTAGCATTATGAGCCAGCAATTAAGTACAAAAGTTGCTGACATAATTTATAAGAGGTTTCTCAATCTTTATAATAAAACACCTACACCACAACAGATATTAGAAACTCCGTTCGAAACACTTCGTTCTATCGGGCTAAGCAATGCCAAAGCAAATTATGTTCACAATGTTTGCCGGTTTTTTATTGAGCAAAAAATTACAGATGCCGGCTTATATAAAATGGAAGATGAAGAATTAATAATTTATCTATCTAAAATTAAAGGTGTTGGCAGGTGGACGGTTGAAATGATATTAATGTTCACGCTCGGCAGAGAAGATGTATTTGCTTTAGATGATCTTGGCATACAGCAAAGCATTACTAAGCTTTACAAGCTTGATGCAAGCGATAAAAAATTGCTGAAAGAACAGATGGCTAAAATATCTTCTAAATGGAAACCTTACAGAACATATGCCTGCCGTTATTTATGGGGTTGGAAAGACAATGAACCTAAAACTTGA
- a CDS encoding GAF domain-containing protein — MTDDLKIISGNKKDNYISITQQIGALIKDEPDLIANLANITGALMQQFNWLWVGFYIVKNKELVLGPFQGPVACTRIKKGKGVCGTSWATKQTIIVPDVEKFPGHIACSSLSRSEIVVPLIRNNEVMAVLDVDSEQYNYFDETDKTYLEEIISEIKF; from the coding sequence ATGACAGACGACTTAAAGATCATATCGGGTAATAAGAAAGACAATTATATATCTATTACGCAACAGATAGGTGCATTAATAAAAGATGAGCCTGATCTGATTGCTAATCTTGCTAACATTACCGGCGCTTTAATGCAACAATTTAATTGGCTTTGGGTTGGTTTTTATATTGTTAAGAACAAGGAGCTGGTGTTAGGTCCGTTTCAAGGTCCGGTTGCATGCACCCGTATCAAGAAAGGCAAAGGTGTTTGCGGAACAAGCTGGGCAACTAAACAAACGATCATTGTACCCGACGTAGAAAAATTTCCGGGACATATTGCCTGTAGCAGTTTATCAAGATCTGAAATAGTGGTGCCTCTTATTCGTAATAATGAAGTAATGGCTGTATTGGATGTTGACAGCGAGCAATACAATTATTTTGATGAAACGGATAAAACGTATTTGGAAGAAATCATTAGTGAGATCAAGTTTTAG
- a CDS encoding Crp/Fnr family transcriptional regulator: MNTVALNTNSPFITKWNTSDGHSPLVAYINKLYAINEEAIAYIDKCSFRYEIKKGRHLIKEGEFCNHVYFVKKGVLRGYVKEGAKEITTWIMGENNLVTSVRGFYLESASVKNIQALEDCELIAAHYDDLQYLYDHYIEMNIAGRKILEQYYSDAEERAFISRLPKAASKYSRFLATSGELANRIQLKYIASYLGITIETLSRIRSKLITGK, translated from the coding sequence ATGAATACTGTAGCTCTGAACACAAATTCTCCGTTTATCACTAAATGGAATACCAGTGATGGGCATTCTCCATTAGTTGCTTATATCAATAAACTTTATGCAATTAATGAAGAGGCTATCGCATACATTGATAAATGCTCCTTCCGATACGAAATTAAGAAAGGCAGGCATTTAATAAAAGAAGGAGAGTTCTGTAATCATGTTTATTTTGTTAAAAAAGGCGTTTTACGGGGATATGTAAAAGAGGGAGCAAAAGAAATTACCACCTGGATAATGGGCGAAAACAACCTGGTTACTTCCGTAAGAGGATTCTATCTTGAATCTGCATCAGTAAAGAATATTCAGGCTTTGGAAGATTGCGAATTGATCGCCGCTCATTATGATGATCTGCAATATTTATATGATCATTATATTGAAATGAATATTGCCGGCAGAAAAATATTAGAGCAATATTATAGTGATGCTGAAGAAAGAGCATTTATAAGCCGTCTTCCAAAAGCAGCATCAAAATACAGTCGCTTTTTAGCAACAAGCGGAGAACTCGCTAACCGCATTCAATTAAAATATATTGCCTCTTATTTGGGAATAACCATTGAGACATTAAGTCGTATTAGAAGTAAATTAATTACCGGTAAGTAA
- a CDS encoding GH3 family domain-containing protein, which produces MALIEIKFPKSIAKALNLPVSDVRRQQLKVLKKLLRKARFTEFGQHYLFDEILLSRHPGKKFQQIVPTCNYSKIYKDWWHKTLEGKPDVCWPGVIKYFALSSGTSEASSKYIPVTKDLIRSNTLTSIRQLLSLSKYEDVPRRAIGKGWLMLGGSTQLQKGPTYYAGDLSGIQQKKIPFWFQGLGLYKPGKKIAREKDWSRKLEEIVNNAPNWDIGFIVGVPAWLQLCMEKIIEKYQLKNIHEIWPNLSFYVHGGVAMEPYKKGFEKLLGKPITYIETYLASEGFLAYQNRQDTNGMHLAINNNIFFEFVPFDDNNFDSEGNMVETPEVFMLHEIEENKDYSILISTNAGAWRYAIGDTVRLINKEKSEIIITGRTKHFLSLVGEHLSVDNMNKAIETASEELNISIPEFTVAGEPYGNFFAHHWYIATNDVVNNETLRSRIDQKLRDINDDYEVERNHALKDVLVTVLPEHTFMDFMKSKGKEGGQHKFPRVLKGKMLEEWKAFLSYELVS; this is translated from the coding sequence ATGGCATTAATAGAAATTAAGTTTCCCAAATCTATAGCCAAGGCACTTAATCTTCCGGTAAGCGATGTTCGCCGTCAGCAATTGAAAGTTCTGAAAAAACTGCTGCGAAAAGCTCGGTTTACGGAATTTGGTCAGCATTATTTATTTGATGAAATATTGTTGAGTCGCCACCCCGGCAAAAAATTCCAACAAATAGTTCCTACCTGTAATTACAGCAAAATATACAAAGACTGGTGGCATAAAACCCTGGAGGGAAAGCCGGATGTATGCTGGCCCGGCGTAATAAAATATTTTGCATTAAGCAGCGGCACCAGCGAAGCATCCAGCAAATACATTCCTGTAACAAAAGACCTGATCCGCAGCAATACACTTACCAGCATTCGCCAATTACTTAGCCTTTCCAAATATGAAGATGTGCCGCGAAGAGCTATTGGAAAAGGATGGCTGATGTTGGGTGGCAGCACTCAATTGCAAAAAGGACCTACCTATTATGCAGGTGATTTAAGCGGTATACAGCAAAAGAAAATCCCATTTTGGTTTCAAGGATTAGGTTTATACAAACCCGGCAAAAAAATAGCAAGAGAAAAAGATTGGTCTAGGAAATTAGAAGAGATCGTAAACAATGCGCCCAATTGGGATATTGGTTTTATTGTGGGCGTTCCTGCATGGTTACAATTGTGCATGGAAAAGATCATTGAAAAGTATCAGCTTAAAAACATCCATGAAATTTGGCCCAACCTTTCTTTTTATGTGCATGGCGGCGTAGCCATGGAGCCTTATAAAAAAGGATTTGAAAAATTATTAGGCAAGCCAATTACTTATATCGAAACCTATTTGGCAAGTGAGGGTTTTTTAGCATATCAAAATCGCCAGGATACCAATGGAATGCATTTAGCTATTAATAATAATATCTTCTTTGAATTTGTTCCTTTTGATGATAATAATTTCGACAGCGAAGGAAATATGGTAGAGACCCCGGAAGTGTTTATGCTGCACGAAATAGAAGAAAATAAAGATTACTCCATATTAATAAGTACCAATGCCGGCGCATGGCGCTATGCCATTGGTGATACGGTTAGGTTGATCAATAAAGAAAAAAGCGAGATCATAATAACCGGACGCACCAAACATTTCCTGAGTTTGGTAGGCGAGCATTTGAGTGTAGACAATATGAACAAAGCAATTGAAACCGCCAGCGAAGAGCTGAATATTTCCATTCCTGAGTTTACTGTTGCCGGCGAGCCTTATGGTAACTTCTTTGCCCATCATTGGTACATAGCCACTAACGATGTGGTGAACAACGAAACATTGCGTAGCCGCATAGATCAAAAACTAAGAGACATAAATGATGATTATGAAGTTGAACGTAATCATGCACTGAAAGATGTATTGGTAACGGTTTTGCCGGAACATACGTTCATGGATTTCATGAAATCGAAAGGGAAAGAAGGCGGCCAGCATAAGTTTCCAAGAGTTTTGAAAGGAAAGATGCTGGAAGAATGGAAGGCTTTTTTAAGTTATGAATTAGTGAGCTGA
- a CDS encoding circularly permuted type 2 ATP-grasp protein: MQTSELLQSYLVDTNTWDEMYKDASVREQYKKVLNFLQQLSIEELNKKEELAKKLFMSQGITFTVYSSGEGIEKIFPFDIIPRIITASEWNYIEKGIKQRLRALNLFLKDIYSNQFIINDGIIPAEMIYSCPHFLREMYNFPVPYDLYVHISGIDLIRNNDGSFYILEDNLRTPSGVSYMLENREITKRIFPNLLPQNNVRSVTEYTNILHRNLVSLSPRQTANPTIVLLTPGIYNSAYFEHTTLARLMGVELVEGSDLVVDNHKVYMKTTLGLQQVDVIYRRVDDDFLDPLVFNPNSILGVAGLMSAYRKGNVAIVNATGNGVADDKAIYTFVPAMIQYYLNEEPILKNVPTYQLGKQEEREHVFANIDKMVIKKTNESGGYGMLMGNAATDKEIAEYKEQVLKDPRQFIGQPIVSLSSSPCYLNGKLQPRRVDLRPYALCGPDGIEIVPGGLTRVALREGSMVVNSSQGGGSKDTWVLSPLTHEGE; encoded by the coding sequence ATGCAAACTAGTGAACTGCTGCAATCGTATCTGGTTGATACTAACACGTGGGATGAAATGTACAAGGATGCTTCGGTAAGAGAGCAATATAAAAAAGTGCTCAACTTTTTGCAGCAACTGTCTATTGAAGAGTTAAATAAAAAAGAAGAGTTAGCAAAAAAGCTTTTCATGAGCCAAGGCATTACGTTCACTGTATATAGCAGCGGTGAAGGCATTGAAAAAATATTTCCCTTTGATATTATTCCCCGTATTATCACCGCATCAGAATGGAACTATATTGAGAAAGGAATTAAGCAACGCTTAAGAGCGTTAAATCTTTTCCTGAAAGATATTTACAGCAATCAGTTTATCATCAATGACGGAATTATTCCTGCGGAGATGATCTACAGTTGTCCGCATTTTTTGCGTGAGATGTATAATTTTCCGGTACCGTACGATCTGTACGTTCATATTTCCGGTATTGATTTGATACGTAACAACGATGGTTCTTTTTATATACTGGAAGATAATTTGCGTACACCCAGTGGCGTTAGTTATATGTTAGAGAACAGGGAGATCACCAAGCGTATCTTTCCAAACTTATTACCCCAAAATAATGTACGCAGTGTAACAGAATACACGAATATTTTACATAGAAACTTAGTTTCGCTTTCACCCCGACAAACAGCTAACCCTACAATTGTTTTATTAACTCCGGGCATTTATAACTCTGCTTATTTTGAACATACCACCTTAGCAAGATTGATGGGTGTTGAATTGGTAGAAGGAAGTGATTTGGTTGTTGATAATCATAAAGTGTATATGAAAACCACACTGGGCTTGCAACAGGTGGATGTTATTTATAGAAGAGTGGATGATGATTTCTTAGACCCGCTGGTATTTAATCCTAACAGTATTTTAGGAGTTGCCGGTTTAATGAGCGCTTACCGAAAAGGTAATGTAGCTATTGTAAATGCTACAGGCAATGGTGTTGCAGATGATAAGGCGATTTACACATTTGTTCCTGCAATGATTCAATATTATTTGAATGAAGAACCGATATTGAAAAATGTTCCCACTTATCAATTAGGCAAACAGGAAGAAAGAGAACATGTGTTTGCCAACATAGACAAAATGGTTATTAAAAAAACAAATGAGAGTGGTGGTTATGGCATGTTGATGGGCAATGCAGCTACCGACAAAGAAATTGCTGAGTACAAAGAACAGGTTCTAAAAGATCCAAGGCAATTTATCGGGCAACCGATTGTCAGTCTTTCTTCTTCGCCTTGTTATTTAAATGGAAAATTGCAACCACGCAGAGTTGATCTACGACCTTATGCATTATGTGGTCCGGATGGAATTGAAATTGTTCCGGGCGGTTTAACAAGAGTTGCATTGAGAGAAGGATCAATGGTAGTGAATTCATCGCAGGGGGGCGGCAGTAAAGATACATGGGTGTTAAGTCCGTTGACACATGAAGGTGAATAA
- a CDS encoding alpha-E domain-containing protein, which produces MLSRVADSLYWMSRYMERSDGLLRMLKINYASSQDDIQEFSWKPVLKIFSHLEEEEINEIANSTKDVLQFMVLEKENPNSVYSIVTLARENARSVQDHITKEMWQCINDFYHLMREPRLKSSLAEEDPITVLDSLIRQGMLYFGTTEVTMARNDGKSFINIGKYLERGIQSTDILDVKFSDINYDFEKTADTTYWKYLLMSISGYELYLKTYRSGFDPKNVVGQIVLSEQFPRSVVYCINQLHRYFERLKSERNAPGYNQIDFMLGKFKSRIKFSTTDSIIQEGLHGFLHQTKSGLLEIGSTLNHVYFAYS; this is translated from the coding sequence ATGCTTAGTAGAGTTGCTGATAGTTTATACTGGATGAGCCGTTACATGGAAAGATCGGATGGTCTTTTGCGTATGCTCAAAATTAATTATGCTTCCTCGCAGGATGATATACAGGAGTTTTCATGGAAGCCTGTGCTGAAGATTTTTTCTCATTTGGAAGAGGAAGAGATTAATGAAATTGCCAACAGTACAAAAGATGTATTGCAGTTTATGGTGCTCGAAAAAGAAAACCCTAATTCTGTTTACAGTATTGTTACCTTGGCAAGAGAAAATGCAAGAAGCGTACAAGACCATATCACTAAAGAAATGTGGCAATGCATCAACGACTTCTATCATTTAATGCGTGAGCCACGATTAAAATCTTCCTTAGCCGAAGAAGACCCAATAACGGTATTGGATAGTTTGATCCGTCAAGGCATGCTTTACTTTGGCACTACAGAAGTTACTATGGCACGTAACGATGGCAAATCTTTTATCAATATCGGTAAGTATTTAGAAAGAGGAATTCAATCGACAGATATTTTAGATGTTAAGTTCAGTGATATTAATTATGATTTTGAAAAAACAGCTGATACTACTTACTGGAAATATTTATTGATGTCTATATCTGGTTATGAGCTTTATTTAAAAACGTATCGCAGTGGCTTTGATCCGAAAAATGTGGTTGGGCAAATTGTGCTGAGCGAACAGTTTCCTCGTTCGGTAGTGTATTGCATTAACCAATTGCATCGCTATTTTGAACGTTTAAAAAGCGAGCGTAATGCACCCGGCTATAATCAAATAGATTTTATGTTGGGCAAATTTAAAAGTCGTATAAAATTTTCAACCACAGACTCAATCATCCAGGAAGGATTACACGGCTTTTTGCATCAAACAAAATCAGGGTTATTAGAGATCGGAAGTACATTGAATCATGTATATTTTGCATACTCTTAG
- a CDS encoding transglutaminase family protein, whose amino-acid sequence MPRLIIHHVTKYSYEAPVRDSANQIMLFPIKDENQELLNQQLVITGLPSVELYRDYYGNSVGSFMTVAPHKELLIDSKIEVITRDRPLPSQEIPIDAQWSYLNEIHNSIMFIDFLKEENFKAVNEVKAIAEKIVAKGSSVFAVVNELNEYVYENFKYIKGVTNIETTLEEIWTLKAGVCQDFAHILLEMLRLINIPARYVSGYVCPRNRHLRGEGATHAWIEAYIPFYGWLGFDPTNNCVVNDLHVRLAVGKNFTDCSPVKGTYRGTAGHTLEVGVSVSYEDGVASGDISATLKAQAPIATNPTTTNSYRRFIEQQQQQQQ is encoded by the coding sequence ATGCCAAGGCTTATTATACATCATGTAACCAAATACAGCTATGAAGCTCCGGTAAGAGACAGCGCCAACCAAATAATGTTGTTTCCTATTAAGGATGAAAACCAGGAGTTGTTGAACCAGCAATTAGTAATAACAGGCTTACCTTCTGTAGAATTGTATCGTGATTATTATGGGAATTCTGTTGGCAGCTTTATGACAGTGGCGCCACACAAAGAATTATTGATCGATTCTAAAATAGAAGTTATAACCCGTGACAGGCCGTTGCCTAGCCAGGAAATACCTATTGATGCACAATGGAGTTATCTGAATGAAATACATAACTCCATTATGTTCATCGATTTTTTAAAAGAAGAAAATTTTAAAGCAGTTAACGAGGTTAAAGCGATAGCAGAAAAAATAGTAGCAAAAGGTTCGTCTGTTTTTGCTGTAGTGAATGAGCTGAATGAATATGTTTATGAAAATTTTAAATACATAAAAGGTGTTACCAATATTGAAACTACCTTAGAAGAAATATGGACATTGAAAGCAGGTGTATGCCAGGATTTTGCGCATATATTATTAGAAATGCTTCGGCTGATAAATATTCCTGCACGTTATGTAAGCGGATATGTTTGTCCGCGTAACCGGCATTTACGTGGCGAAGGCGCTACACATGCGTGGATAGAGGCATATATCCCTTTTTATGGCTGGCTTGGTTTTGACCCCACCAACAATTGCGTAGTAAACGATCTGCATGTACGCCTTGCCGTTGGTAAAAATTTTACGGATTGTTCCCCGGTAAAAGGAACTTATCGTGGTACTGCAGGCCATACATTGGAAGTAGGAGTCTCTGTTTCTTATGAAGATGGTGTTGCGTCAGGAGATATTAGCGCAACATTAAAAGCGCAGGCACCAATTGCAACCAATCCAACCACCACAAATTCTTACAGAAGATTTATTGAACAACAGCAACAACAGCAGCAATAA
- a CDS encoding putative signal transducing protein, translated as MELIVLKSFDNYFTANIYLTKLQDAGVECYLKDEYTVTIDPILSNAIGGIKLVVKSEDLEEASTLIKQFDEDYIKAARCPQCGAHEFAYIAKPGVANYFTAILTWIFSSYTVAPDYVYKCGKCGYETNTLPESPNNHEE; from the coding sequence ATGGAATTGATTGTTTTAAAATCTTTCGATAATTATTTTACGGCAAATATCTACTTAACCAAACTGCAGGATGCTGGTGTTGAATGCTATCTAAAAGACGAGTATACTGTAACGATCGATCCTATTTTAAGCAATGCGATCGGAGGTATTAAGCTGGTAGTTAAAAGCGAAGATCTGGAAGAAGCATCGACGCTTATTAAACAATTTGATGAAGATTATATTAAAGCTGCACGATGTCCCCAATGTGGTGCTCATGAGTTTGCATATATTGCTAAGCCGGGAGTAGCAAATTATTTTACAGCAATTCTTACGTGGATATTTTCAAGTTATACAGTTGCTCCTGATTATGTATACAAATGCGGTAAGTGTGGATATGAAACAAACACTTTACCTGAATCTCCAAATAACCATGAAGAATAA
- the dnaN gene encoding DNA polymerase III subunit beta, which produces MKFIVSSSALLKQLQQISGVINANTVLPILEDFLFEIEKNKLTVVATDLETVMKIHMDIEAKDSGKVCIPAKILMDSLKNIADQPLTFTIDKSFAVEITSDNGKYKVMGENPDNFPKEPLADDASSFTISSSALVTAINKTLFAVSNDDLRPAMTGVFFELDKKGMTTVATDAHRLVRYKRTDVSAPKSDTFIVPKKPLNLLKAALPDNEDELTVSYNSNHFFVKHGGTELVCRLIDARFPDYKVVIPADNPYKLNVNKSDFQSALRRVSIFSNKSTNQVALSISGSELQLAAQDVDFSFEGNERMACQYDGEDLQIAFNAKFLIEMLGAATTDEIVVELSTPTKAGIIKPSEQDENEDVLMLVMPLMLNN; this is translated from the coding sequence ATGAAGTTTATTGTTTCTTCTTCGGCATTGCTTAAGCAACTACAACAGATCAGCGGGGTTATTAATGCCAACACGGTGTTGCCTATTCTGGAAGATTTTTTATTTGAAATTGAAAAGAACAAGCTAACGGTGGTGGCTACCGATTTGGAAACAGTGATGAAAATTCACATGGATATTGAAGCGAAAGACAGCGGTAAGGTTTGTATTCCTGCAAAGATCTTGATGGATTCATTAAAAAATATTGCTGATCAACCATTGACATTTACGATTGATAAAAGCTTTGCGGTTGAAATTACCAGCGATAATGGCAAGTATAAAGTAATGGGCGAAAATCCGGATAACTTTCCAAAAGAACCTTTAGCGGATGATGCAAGTTCCTTTACCATAAGTTCTTCGGCATTGGTTACGGCTATCAATAAAACCTTGTTTGCTGTTAGCAATGATGATCTGCGTCCTGCAATGACAGGTGTTTTCTTTGAACTGGATAAAAAAGGAATGACAACGGTAGCTACGGATGCTCACCGTTTGGTACGTTATAAAAGAACAGATGTAAGCGCTCCTAAAAGCGACACATTTATTGTTCCTAAAAAACCATTGAACTTATTAAAGGCAGCTTTGCCGGATAATGAGGATGAGCTAACGGTATCGTATAACAGCAATCACTTTTTTGTAAAGCATGGCGGCACTGAATTGGTTTGTCGTTTGATTGATGCCCGTTTTCCTGACTATAAAGTAGTAATCCCTGCAGATAATCCTTATAAATTAAATGTAAATAAAAGCGATTTTCAAAGTGCGTTGCGTCGTGTAAGCATCTTTAGTAATAAAAGCACTAACCAGGTGGCGCTAAGCATCAGCGGAAGCGAATTGCAACTAGCTGCGCAGGATGTTGATTTTAGCTTTGAAGGTAATGAACGCATGGCTTGTCAATACGACGGTGAGGATCTGCAAATAGCATTTAATGCAAAGTTTTTAATTGAAATGCTAGGCGCTGCTACTACGGATGAGATTGTGGTAGAATTAAGCACTCCTACCAAAGCAGGTATTATCAAACCATCTGAACAAGATGAAAATGAAGATGTGCTGATGCTGGTAATGCCGTTGATGTTGAATAACTAA
- a CDS encoding regulatory protein RecX: MLTPEQSLQKIKQYCAYQERCQSEVREKLYSLGLYKNKVEETIAILIGENYLNEERFAIQFAGGHFRIKQWGKIKIKHALKQKQISEYCIKKALRSIDEDDYLKTVKKLYSEKLKTLKSEKNIFIKKRKLQNYLLQKGFETDIIVDLIKNI; the protein is encoded by the coding sequence ATGCTTACACCCGAACAATCCCTTCAAAAAATTAAGCAATACTGCGCCTACCAGGAACGCTGCCAAAGCGAAGTAAGAGAAAAGCTATATAGCCTTGGCTTATATAAAAATAAAGTAGAAGAAACCATCGCTATTTTGATTGGAGAAAACTATTTAAACGAAGAGCGTTTTGCTATTCAATTTGCGGGTGGACATTTTAGAATAAAACAATGGGGCAAGATAAAGATCAAACATGCATTAAAGCAAAAACAGATAAGTGAATACTGCATTAAAAAAGCATTACGGTCAATTGATGAAGATGATTATTTAAAAACTGTAAAAAAACTCTATTCCGAAAAATTAAAAACACTGAAAAGCGAGAAAAACATCTTTATTAAAAAAAGAAAGCTACAGAATTATTTATTGCAGAAAGGTTTTGAAACAGACATTATTGTTGATCTTATAAAGAACATTTAA